A single window of Mycobacterium sp. ITM-2016-00318 DNA harbors:
- a CDS encoding LppP/LprE family lipoprotein: MAAAAVGVALLAGCGSSDSTVSKTPEAATTTAATAAQAPATVLPPRPPAPSAPAPDPCAVNLAAPEIAKTVSELPRDPRSGQAWSSEPLAGTYNECAQLSAIIVKANTNAENPNTRAVLFHLGKYIPTGVPDTYGFNGIEPTESTGDTVALVYSSGTSGLESVVKFRWNGAGVELIGNTPG, encoded by the coding sequence ATCGCCGCTGCCGCGGTCGGCGTCGCCCTGCTGGCGGGTTGCGGCTCGAGCGACTCGACCGTGTCGAAGACCCCGGAGGCGGCGACAACCACCGCAGCCACCGCCGCGCAGGCACCGGCGACCGTGCTGCCACCACGTCCCCCCGCTCCGAGCGCCCCGGCGCCCGACCCCTGCGCGGTGAATCTGGCGGCCCCCGAGATCGCCAAGACCGTCTCCGAGTTGCCCCGCGACCCCCGCAGCGGGCAGGCGTGGAGTTCCGAACCGCTGGCGGGCACCTACAACGAGTGCGCCCAGCTGTCGGCGATCATCGTCAAGGCCAACACCAACGCCGAAAACCCCAACACCCGCGCAGTGCTGTTCCACCTCGGCAAGTACATCCCGACCGGGGTGCCGGACACCTACGGCTTCAACGGCATCGAACCGACGGAAAGCACCGGTGACACCGTCGCGCTGGTGTACTCCAGCGGCACGTCGGGGTTGGAGAGCGTGGTGAAGTTCCGCTGGAACGGTGCGGGCGTCGAGTTGATCGGCAACACGCCCGGCTGA
- a CDS encoding TetR/AcrR family transcriptional regulator, with amino-acid sequence MAGNDWLGDRRTEVAADRILDAADALFAQQDAATVGMHEIARAAGCSRATLYRYFENREALYTAYVHRESYRLFHRMTDQLTGVEEPRERLIEGMVSSLRNVRQSPALSSWFATAQRPIGAEIAEQSQVIKALTEAFLISMAPDEPEVVERKARWLVRVMTSLLIFPGHDEADERAMIEQFVVPMVVPTTSDAG; translated from the coding sequence ATGGCGGGCAACGATTGGCTCGGCGACCGCCGCACCGAGGTGGCGGCTGACCGCATCCTCGACGCTGCGGACGCGCTGTTCGCCCAGCAGGACGCCGCGACCGTCGGGATGCACGAAATCGCCAGGGCCGCAGGGTGTTCCCGTGCGACCCTGTACCGGTACTTCGAAAACCGCGAAGCGCTTTACACCGCGTACGTGCACCGCGAAAGCTATCGGCTGTTTCACCGGATGACCGACCAGCTGACCGGTGTCGAGGAACCGCGTGAGCGACTGATCGAGGGCATGGTGTCCTCATTGCGCAACGTCAGGCAGAGCCCGGCGCTGTCCTCGTGGTTCGCCACGGCACAGCGGCCGATCGGCGCCGAGATCGCCGAGCAGTCGCAGGTCATCAAGGCGCTGACCGAGGCGTTCCTGATCTCGATGGCGCCCGACGAACCCGAGGTCGTCGAACGCAAGGCGCGCTGGCTGGTGCGGGTGATGACGTCGCTGCTGATCTTTCCCGGTCACGACGAAGCCGACGAACGGGCGATGATCGAGCAGTTCGTCGTCCCGATGGTGGTGCCGACGACGTCCGACGCGGGTTAG
- a CDS encoding mechanosensitive ion channel family protein, with product MEDALRDMWRSIATFAPKLVVFVLILVIGWIVARVVAKVIDKVLERVGFDRAVERGGIRRALQNSRYDASTIVSKIVYYALLLFVLQLAFGVFGPNPVSALLSGVIAFLPKLLVALVIIVVAAAIAAAVRDIVSNALSGLSYGRPLATAASVAILALGIIAALNQVGIALTVTLPVLIAVLGTVGGILIVGVGGGLIKPMQQRWDDYLSRAEREGREFRDRRAGRPADTTVVPAGAVPSSEPSSRAMAGPNPSTPIAGSTAQTSRPEGRPLS from the coding sequence GTGGAAGATGCCTTGAGGGACATGTGGCGCTCGATCGCCACCTTCGCCCCTAAACTCGTTGTATTCGTTTTGATCTTGGTGATCGGCTGGATCGTCGCACGTGTCGTCGCGAAGGTGATCGACAAAGTACTCGAGCGGGTCGGATTCGACCGGGCCGTCGAACGTGGAGGCATTCGAAGGGCCTTGCAGAACAGCAGATACGACGCATCGACGATCGTGAGCAAGATCGTCTACTACGCGCTCCTGCTGTTCGTCTTGCAGCTTGCGTTCGGCGTATTCGGCCCGAATCCGGTCAGCGCACTGCTGAGCGGCGTCATCGCGTTCCTGCCGAAACTGCTCGTGGCTCTGGTGATCATCGTTGTCGCAGCGGCGATCGCGGCGGCCGTGCGCGATATCGTGTCCAACGCGCTCAGCGGTCTCTCGTACGGCAGGCCCCTGGCCACCGCCGCCAGTGTCGCGATCCTCGCGCTCGGCATCATTGCGGCCCTCAACCAGGTGGGTATCGCGCTTACCGTGACACTGCCTGTCCTCATCGCCGTGCTCGGCACGGTGGGCGGCATACTCATCGTCGGCGTAGGCGGAGGCCTGATCAAGCCGATGCAGCAGCGGTGGGATGACTACCTCTCCCGGGCCGAGCGCGAAGGACGCGAGTTCCGCGACCGCAGGGCCGGGCGACCCGCAGACACAACGGTCGTCCCCGCAGGTGCCGTGCCCTCATCCGAGCCGTCGAGTCGCGCTATGGCCGGGCCGAACCCGTCCACGCCAATCGCGGGTTCCACTGCGCAGACGTCGCGTCCGGAGGGCCGGCCGCTGAGCTGA
- a CDS encoding acyltransferase — protein sequence MTASKGVAGSEAQGGLESVAAPERVASLTGIRAVAAILVLATHAAYTTGKYTHGYAGLVYARMEIGVPIFFVLSGYLLFRPWVKAAAGEGDWPSARRYAWHRVRRIMPAYVVTVLAAYLVYHFRTAGPNPGHTWIGLFRNLTLTQIYTDQYMYSYLHQALTQMWSLAVEVAFYAVLPLLAWLLLTVLCRRRWRPLLLLVGLALLTAVTPAWLIFVHTVNGLPDGARLWLPTYLIWFVGGMLLAALSVIGVRCYAFAVLPVAVASYFIASTPIAGEPTTSPYALAPAIWKAVFYAVIATLVVAPLALGDRGWYARGLASRPMVFLGEISYEIFLIHLLTMELVMVEILHFHIYTGSMPMLFVVTLIVTVPLAWLLHRFTRVRPS from the coding sequence ATGACCGCCTCCAAGGGTGTCGCCGGCTCGGAGGCGCAGGGCGGTCTCGAGTCCGTCGCGGCCCCTGAGCGGGTGGCATCGCTCACCGGAATCCGCGCCGTCGCAGCTATTCTGGTGCTGGCCACGCACGCCGCGTACACCACCGGCAAGTACACGCACGGATACGCCGGCCTGGTTTATGCGCGCATGGAGATCGGGGTACCGATCTTCTTCGTCCTGTCCGGTTATCTGCTCTTCCGGCCATGGGTGAAAGCGGCTGCGGGCGAGGGTGATTGGCCGTCGGCGCGTCGCTACGCCTGGCACCGGGTGCGGCGCATCATGCCTGCCTACGTCGTCACCGTGCTTGCGGCCTATCTCGTGTATCACTTCCGCACGGCGGGGCCCAATCCCGGCCACACGTGGATCGGACTGTTTCGCAATCTCACGCTGACGCAGATCTACACCGACCAGTACATGTACTCCTATCTGCACCAGGCGCTGACCCAGATGTGGAGTCTGGCGGTCGAAGTCGCGTTCTATGCGGTGCTGCCGCTGTTGGCCTGGCTGTTGCTGACGGTTCTGTGTCGGCGCCGGTGGCGCCCGCTGCTGTTGCTTGTCGGTCTCGCGCTCTTGACCGCGGTGACACCGGCGTGGTTGATCTTCGTCCACACCGTCAACGGGTTGCCCGACGGGGCGCGCTTGTGGCTGCCGACATACCTGATCTGGTTCGTCGGGGGCATGCTGCTCGCGGCGCTGTCCGTGATTGGTGTGCGCTGTTATGCGTTCGCAGTGCTGCCCGTTGCGGTGGCGAGTTACTTCATCGCCTCGACACCGATCGCGGGGGAGCCGACCACGTCGCCCTATGCCTTGGCCCCTGCGATCTGGAAGGCGGTGTTCTACGCCGTGATCGCGACGCTTGTCGTCGCGCCGCTCGCGCTGGGTGACCGAGGCTGGTACGCGCGTGGGTTGGCCAGCCGTCCGATGGTCTTCCTCGGCGAAATCTCCTACGAGATCTTCCTGATTCATCTGCTGACGATGGAACTCGTGATGGTCGAGATCCTGCACTTCCACATCTACACCGGATCCATGCCGATGCTCTTCGTGGTGACGTTGATCGTGACGGTGCCGTTGGCCTGGCTGCTGCACCGCTTCACCCGCGTCCGCCCCTCCTAA
- a CDS encoding arylsulfatase: MPSSSARNNGQRDDAGRDVRRDILPIPDVAHIGLTTYDAKDPDTSYPPIKDVRPPASAPNVLVILIDDVGFGASSAFGGPCQTPNFEKLASRGLKYTRLHTTALCSPTRQALLTGRNHHSVGMGNITETATAAPGYTSVLPNTKAPLALTLKLNGYSTAQFGKCHEVPVWQTSPAGPFTAWPTGGGGFEYFYGFIGGENNQWDPALYEGTTPIEPPKTPAEGYHLTEDLADKAINWVRQQKALLPDKPFFMYFAPGATHAPHHVPKEWIDKYKGKFAHGWDRQRELTFERQKELGVIGSDAVLTPRHAEIPAWDEMDPALKPALEREMEVYAAFLEHTDHHVGRLIEAMGPILDDTLVYVIIGDNGASAEGTLQGAFNELANFNGMADLETPEFLASKLDEFGGEGSYGHYAVGWAWAMDTPYQWTKQVASHWGGTRNGTIVHWPKGIADKGGVRNQFTHVIDLAPTVLEAAGIQAPTTVNGVMQSPYEGASLLYSFNDADAPERHETQYFEMFCNRGIYHKGWSAVTKHRTPWEMGGAVMPAFDDDVWELYDGNTDWTQSRDLSKENPEKLHELQRLWLIEAVKYNVLPLDDRQIERINPTSAGRPSLIKGSSQLLFPGMGRLSENSVVDIKNKSFAVTSEVEVPPDGAEGVIIAQGGRFGGWTLYAKDGRAKFHYNVLGIKSFNVEATEPISAGTTQVRMEFAYDGGGMGKGGDVTLYYDGKEVGAGRVDQTQGFIFSADETTDIGYESGTTVSPDYTAHTSKFSGTIDWIRIDLGDDATEADHYIEPDERFRIAMARQ, translated from the coding sequence ATGCCCAGCTCGTCAGCGCGCAACAACGGCCAGAGGGACGACGCGGGGCGTGACGTTCGACGGGACATCCTTCCTATCCCCGACGTCGCGCACATTGGACTCACCACATACGACGCAAAGGATCCCGACACCAGCTATCCGCCGATCAAGGATGTCCGCCCGCCGGCGAGCGCGCCCAACGTGCTCGTCATCCTGATCGACGATGTCGGCTTCGGCGCTAGTAGCGCATTCGGCGGGCCGTGCCAGACGCCGAATTTCGAGAAGCTGGCCTCGAGGGGCTTGAAGTACACGCGCCTGCACACCACCGCGTTGTGCTCGCCGACGCGTCAGGCGCTGCTCACCGGCCGCAATCACCACTCGGTCGGGATGGGAAACATCACCGAGACCGCTACGGCGGCGCCGGGCTACACCTCGGTGTTGCCGAACACCAAGGCACCGCTTGCGTTGACGTTGAAGCTGAACGGGTACTCGACCGCACAGTTCGGCAAGTGCCACGAGGTTCCGGTATGGCAGACCAGTCCGGCGGGCCCCTTTACCGCATGGCCGACGGGCGGCGGTGGTTTCGAGTACTTCTACGGCTTCATCGGCGGCGAGAACAACCAGTGGGATCCGGCCCTGTACGAGGGCACAACCCCGATCGAGCCGCCGAAGACACCGGCCGAGGGTTACCACCTGACCGAAGATCTGGCCGATAAGGCGATCAACTGGGTACGCCAGCAGAAGGCGCTGCTGCCCGACAAACCCTTCTTCATGTACTTCGCGCCTGGTGCCACCCACGCCCCCCACCACGTGCCCAAGGAGTGGATCGACAAATACAAGGGCAAGTTCGCGCACGGCTGGGACCGCCAGCGCGAGCTCACTTTCGAGCGGCAGAAGGAACTGGGCGTCATCGGATCCGACGCGGTGCTGACGCCTCGGCACGCGGAGATCCCGGCCTGGGACGAGATGGATCCCGCGCTCAAGCCGGCGCTGGAGCGCGAGATGGAGGTGTATGCCGCCTTTTTGGAGCACACGGATCATCACGTCGGCCGGTTGATCGAGGCGATGGGTCCGATCCTGGACGACACCCTGGTTTACGTCATCATCGGCGACAACGGCGCATCAGCAGAGGGCACGCTGCAGGGCGCGTTCAACGAGTTGGCCAACTTCAACGGCATGGCCGATCTCGAGACGCCGGAATTCCTGGCATCCAAGCTCGACGAGTTCGGGGGCGAAGGCTCCTACGGCCACTATGCGGTCGGTTGGGCGTGGGCGATGGATACGCCCTACCAGTGGACCAAGCAGGTGGCGTCGCACTGGGGCGGTACTCGTAACGGCACGATTGTGCACTGGCCTAAGGGTATTGCTGACAAAGGCGGCGTGCGTAACCAGTTCACCCATGTCATCGACCTGGCTCCCACAGTTCTGGAGGCCGCGGGCATTCAGGCGCCGACGACGGTCAACGGGGTGATGCAGAGCCCGTACGAGGGCGCCAGCCTGCTGTACAGCTTCAACGACGCCGACGCGCCGGAGCGCCACGAAACCCAGTACTTCGAAATGTTCTGCAACCGCGGCATTTACCACAAGGGTTGGAGCGCGGTGACCAAGCACCGCACGCCGTGGGAGATGGGCGGAGCAGTCATGCCTGCCTTCGACGATGACGTCTGGGAACTGTACGACGGCAATACCGACTGGACGCAGTCCAGGGATCTTTCGAAGGAGAATCCGGAGAAATTGCATGAGCTGCAGCGGCTTTGGCTGATCGAGGCGGTGAAGTACAACGTGCTTCCGCTCGATGATCGTCAGATCGAGCGGATCAACCCAACCTCGGCGGGCCGGCCGTCACTGATCAAGGGCAGCAGTCAGTTGTTGTTCCCGGGGATGGGCCGGCTGTCGGAAAACAGTGTGGTCGACATCAAGAACAAGTCGTTCGCTGTCACGTCAGAGGTCGAGGTGCCGCCCGATGGAGCCGAGGGTGTGATCATCGCGCAGGGCGGTCGATTCGGCGGCTGGACCCTGTACGCGAAGGACGGTCGGGCCAAGTTCCACTACAACGTGCTGGGCATCAAGTCGTTCAACGTGGAGGCCACCGAACCCATCTCAGCCGGCACGACCCAGGTGCGGATGGAGTTCGCCTATGACGGCGGCGGCATGGGTAAGGGCGGAGATGTCACTCTCTATTACGACGGTAAGGAGGTCGGCGCGGGTCGGGTCGATCAAACGCAGGGATTCATTTTCTCGGCGGACGAGACCACCGACATCGGCTACGAATCCGGCACTACGGTCAGTCCGGACTACACCGCGCACACCAGCAAGTTCAGCGGCACGATCGACTGGATTCGCATCGATCTCGGAGACGACGCGACGGAGGCCGACCACTACATCGAGCCGGACGAACGTTTCCGGATCGCAATGGCCCGGCAGTAG
- a CDS encoding siderophore-interacting protein, translating into MADQKTSRGFEGVLCKLWRGGDYAITVTGRTQITPNYLRLHFEAKDMLSDRELHPTMWIRGWFPDGQKSHMRGYTLVDPDPMTGTVSIDFAMHDGLATRWAQQAEPGDVLEVTVLGSNFSLPEPAPAGYVIVGDSASLPAINSLLDAIGDAPARVFVESAHDDDRDIPIVRDTDVVWVDRKNAGEALVEAVSSSAFDAPDHFGWVACDNRTTRAVSKILREDYRIPRKSIKAQAYWVS; encoded by the coding sequence ATGGCTGACCAGAAGACGTCGCGGGGCTTCGAGGGAGTGCTCTGCAAACTGTGGCGCGGCGGGGACTATGCGATCACCGTTACCGGACGCACCCAAATCACCCCGAACTACCTCCGTCTGCACTTCGAGGCGAAGGACATGCTCTCCGACCGCGAGCTGCATCCGACGATGTGGATCCGCGGCTGGTTTCCCGACGGGCAGAAGTCGCACATGCGCGGCTACACGCTGGTCGACCCCGACCCGATGACGGGCACGGTGTCGATCGACTTCGCCATGCACGACGGCCTCGCGACCCGGTGGGCGCAGCAGGCCGAGCCCGGCGACGTCCTCGAGGTCACCGTGCTCGGCAGCAACTTCTCGCTTCCCGAGCCTGCGCCGGCGGGCTACGTCATCGTCGGCGACTCCGCATCGCTGCCCGCGATCAACTCGCTGCTCGACGCGATCGGTGACGCGCCCGCACGGGTGTTCGTCGAATCGGCGCACGACGACGACCGCGACATTCCCATCGTGCGCGACACCGACGTGGTGTGGGTGGACCGCAAGAACGCCGGCGAGGCGTTGGTGGAGGCCGTCAGCTCGTCGGCGTTCGACGCCCCGGACCATTTCGGCTGGGTCGCCTGCGACAACCGCACGACGCGTGCGGTGTCGAAGATCCTCCGCGAGGACTACAGGATCCCGCGCAAGTCCATTAAGGCACAGGCATATTGGGTCTCATGA
- a CDS encoding DEAD/DEAH box helicase, translated as MTTPDPDAPSAQPTFADLQIHPAVLQAVSDVGYETPSAIQAATIPPMMAGTDVVGLAQTGTGKTAAFAIPILSKIDTSSRITQALVLAPTRELALQVAEAFSRYGAHLPVNVLPIYGGAAYGPQLGGLKRGAQVVVGTPGRVIDHLEKGSLDLTHLDYLVLDEADEMLQMGFAEDVERILADTPEYKQVALFSATMPPAIRKITSKYLHDPVEVTVKSKTQTAENITQRYIQVHGPRKMDALTRLLEVEQGDGMIVFVRTKQATEEVAERLKARGFAAAAINGDIPQAVRERTIAALKDGTIDVLVATDVAARGLDVERISHVLNYDIPHDPESYVHRIGRTGRAGRSGTALLFVTPRERHLLKSIERVTRQKLVESELPSVDDVNAQRVEKFRGSITNALASPGIDLFRRLIEGYERDHDVPMADIAAALALQSRDGEEFLMTEPPPEKRRERPDRGSRDDGAPRKRREVRDDLTTYRIAVGKRHKVMPGAIVGAIANEGGLHRSDFGHISIRQDYSLVELPAKLSKQTMKALAKTRIQGQPIDLQPDRGPKKPHRKAK; from the coding sequence ATGACGACGCCTGATCCGGACGCGCCTTCTGCGCAGCCAACCTTCGCCGACCTGCAGATTCACCCCGCGGTGCTGCAGGCCGTGTCCGACGTCGGCTACGAGACGCCCTCGGCGATCCAGGCGGCGACCATTCCGCCGATGATGGCCGGGACCGATGTCGTCGGGCTCGCGCAGACCGGCACCGGGAAGACCGCCGCCTTCGCCATCCCGATTCTGTCGAAGATCGACACGTCGAGCCGTATCACCCAGGCATTGGTGCTTGCGCCGACGCGGGAACTCGCCCTGCAGGTCGCCGAGGCGTTCAGCCGCTACGGCGCACACCTGCCCGTGAACGTGCTGCCGATCTACGGCGGCGCCGCCTACGGGCCTCAGCTGGGCGGGCTCAAACGCGGTGCGCAAGTCGTCGTCGGCACGCCGGGCCGGGTCATCGACCACCTGGAGAAGGGCAGCCTCGACCTCACACACCTCGACTACCTCGTGCTCGACGAGGCCGACGAGATGCTTCAGATGGGCTTCGCCGAGGACGTCGAACGCATCCTCGCCGACACTCCCGAGTACAAGCAGGTTGCGCTCTTCTCGGCGACCATGCCGCCCGCGATCCGCAAGATCACCAGCAAGTACCTGCACGACCCCGTCGAGGTGACCGTCAAGTCGAAGACGCAGACCGCGGAGAACATCACACAGCGCTATATCCAGGTGCACGGCCCACGGAAGATGGATGCGCTCACCCGGCTGCTCGAGGTCGAGCAGGGCGACGGGATGATCGTGTTCGTCCGCACGAAGCAGGCCACCGAGGAAGTCGCCGAACGGTTGAAGGCGCGCGGGTTCGCCGCGGCCGCCATCAACGGCGACATCCCGCAGGCAGTGCGCGAGCGCACCATCGCGGCGCTCAAGGACGGCACCATCGACGTCCTTGTCGCAACGGACGTCGCCGCACGCGGCTTGGACGTCGAGCGCATCTCCCACGTACTCAACTACGACATTCCGCACGACCCGGAGTCCTATGTGCACCGGATCGGTCGCACTGGCCGGGCCGGACGGTCGGGAACCGCGCTGTTGTTCGTCACGCCCCGCGAACGTCATCTGCTCAAGTCGATCGAGCGGGTGACCCGGCAGAAGCTCGTCGAATCCGAGCTGCCGTCTGTGGACGACGTCAACGCGCAGCGGGTGGAGAAGTTCCGCGGCTCGATCACCAACGCGTTGGCATCCCCTGGGATCGACCTGTTCCGCAGGCTGATCGAGGGGTACGAGCGCGACCACGATGTGCCGATGGCCGACATCGCCGCCGCCTTGGCGCTGCAGAGCCGCGACGGGGAGGAGTTCCTGATGACGGAACCCCCTCCGGAGAAGCGCCGTGAGCGTCCCGACCGCGGCTCACGCGACGACGGGGCGCCGCGTAAACGGCGTGAGGTCCGCGACGACCTGACGACCTATCGCATCGCCGTCGGCAAGCGGCACAAGGTGATGCCCGGCGCGATCGTCGGCGCGATCGCGAACGAGGGGGGCCTGCACCGCAGCGATTTCGGGCATATCAGCATCCGGCAGGACTACTCGTTGGTCGAACTGCCCGCCAAGCTGTCCAAGCAGACGATGAAAGCCCTTGCCAAGACCCGGATTCAGGGTCAGCCGATCGACCTGCAACCCGATCGGGGTCCGAAGAAGCCGCACCGCAAAGCCAAATGA